CCAGAAACATGAAACGTTCTTTTCTGTGGGTGCTGGTCAGTCTGCTCTTTCTGGGTTTCTTCAGTGATGCATTGGCGAAACGCAGCGGTGGGGGATTCGGTCGCAGCACCCGGTCCAAACCCAGTGTCTCTGCCCAATACCGCGCTCCCGGCAAAACTTATGCTGCACCCAGACGCACTTACAGCAATTCCCGTTCAGGTTTTCCCAGCTTCATTTTTGTTCCTTTTTTTGGTTTTGGGCATCTGGGGTACGCATACAGTCCTTTCAGTTTTCTGGGGGTGCTGAGCCTGCTGTTGAATCTGGTGGTGTTGGCGGTGGTGATTGCTTTTGTGGCATGGATGGTGCGCAGAATGCGCCGCGCATAAAAGTGTCAGAGTGGGCCTGTCATACTGGAGCATCCCGGCTGAAACAGCAGAAGAAACAATGCTGCTGTCATCCCGACTCCCCTTTCAGACATTCAGGGAACATTTCACCTCACGGAGCCCCAGCATGCAGAACCCCGAGACAGCCCTAAAATTTGCCCTGGCCTGCACGTCCCTCCAGCAAAACAGCAGCTTGCAGGTCTTGCACGCGGTTGCAGCATCCCTGCCTGAGCTTTTTCCGGGCAGTCGGTTCCAGCTGGATGAACAGACCCTGCTTCCGGTGGGCTGGTTCAGTGAGGTGGAACATCGGGGGTATGTCAGCCTTCCTCCCACCCCACTGGCGTACACAGTCACCCTGGCTTCACCTCCATCTGAAGCAGAAAAACTGTTGCTGGCCTGCTTCTTGCAGCAGTTTGAACAGGCGTTGCTGTTGACAGCATTTCAGGAGGAATTGGACCGTCAGGCCAGAAGAGACTGGCTCACCGGTCTTCCCCACCGCTTTCAGCTGTACCGGCAGCTGGATGCTTACGGTCGATTGCTGTCCTCTTATCATGTGGGGTTGCTGGAATTGACCCACATTTCCAGCACGGACCAGTTGCATCGTCCGTTCATGGACCATCTGATTCTGGAAGTGGTCAAAATCCTGAAGCAACACACCCTGCATGCTTACCGTTTTGAATCCGAACGTTTCGTGTTCATTCTGGACCAGCAGCAGAAAGAAAACCTGCTGACCCAGCTTGCAGACATGCCCGAACTGGGTGTTCGTCTGTCCTGGGCAGACACCTGGGAAGGCAGTCCAGAAAACATCGTGGAGGCCCTGGTTTCCCGGATGCAGACCGCTTAAAACAAAGCTCCATGGAAAGAAAAAGACCTCCTGAAAACAGGAGGTCTTTGGGTTTGGTTTGAGTCTGGATCAGGCGTGCACAGCAGAGAGGTTCTGTTCCAGTGTGGCTTCCAGGTGCTTGTGGCCCAGAATTTCATCCAGGGTGCGCATGAACCGCAGGTAGTGTTCCACACGTGCGGCTTCACCCATCAGGCCCAGACGCCAGATCAGACCACGGGTGGCGTCCAGGCCTCCGGTGATGCTGATGTTCTTCTGACGCAGGGCACCCCGCACCTGGGCATCGTTCATGCCTTCGGGGAGACGCAGCGAAAGCACGCTGGGAAGGCGTTCACGGGGGTTTTTCACAAAGTGGGAAAACCCGATGGTTTCCAGGGTGCGGGCCACAGCCACACTGAGTTCAGCAGCGTGGTGGGCACGGACTTCCAGACCTTCGCTCAGGGCAGCCGTGAGGGCTGCATCCAGAGCGTAGTGAAGTTGCACGGGAACGGTGTGATGGTAGTCTTTGTGGTCCCAGTAAGCTTGCAGACCCAGAAAGTCGGAGTACCACAGGGTCACCGGGGTTTTGCGGTTTTTGACCACTTCCATGGCCCGGGCACTGACGGCAACAGGAGCCACTCCGGGAGGGGCCGAGAGGCACTTCTGGGAACCGGTGTAAGCATAGTCGATGCCCCATTTTTCCATTTCGTAGGGCATCATGCCTGCAGTGGTGACAGCATCTACAGTCACCAGGATGCCCATGTCCTGGGCAATGTGGGCAATTTCAGGGGCAGGATTCAGAACGCCAGTGCTGGTTTCACCGTGCACCACACTGACCATTTTGGGCTGGTGTTCTCTCAGGGCCTTTTCAACCTCTTCGAGGCGCACAGCTTCTCCGATGGGGGCACGCACCACGATGACTTTTGCACCGTAACGCTCGCACATCTCGACCATGCGGTCTCCAAAAGAACCGTTGGTGGCCACCACCACGGTGTCTCCGGCTTCGATAAGGTTGGCAAATCCAGTCTCCATTCCGAGGCTTCCGGTGCCCGCCACCAGTGCTGTGAACGCATCCGCCGCCGCTCCGTACAGGACTTTAAGGTTCGCCTGGATGCGCGCGTTCAGCGCGAAAACCGCGGGATCCATGTGTCCGACCATGGGAATCAGGAGGGCTTGGAGCGCATCAGGCTGGATGGGCGTCGGGCCTGGAGTCAAAAGAAGGAGATCTGTATTCTGGCTCATGTATATTCCTTATGCCCTGACCTGTTAAGGTAAAAGCATGCTCTCTAGTGTAGCGCTTTCTGCAGTGATCGCGGGCAGTGTGCTCAGCCCAGAATTAGACAAATTCCAGAAAATTGCCGACATGATCACGGAAAAATACATCTACACCTCACATTTAACCCCACCCAAAACCCTGACACTGCCTGCTTCGTTACCGTCCCACACCCCTCTGGCCCTTGAGCAAACCTTGATTGAGCACTCCAACAACTGGGAGGCTGTGCAGGCTTATTACCGCAATGAAGTGCTCAAAAACCCCAAGAATCTGGATTTCGCCCTGAAAAGTCTGGTGGACTGGCTGGGAGACAACCACTCGGTGTACCTGAACAAATTTGAAGCCACGGCTTTAAAAAGCCGGTATGGTGATCTGCCCTGTCTGCAGTACACCCTGGATGCAACACCCACAAGGACCACAGCCCAGGTGACATATGAGGTGTCTCAGGAAGACTCCAGGGTGGGCATCATCCGCATTGAAGATTTTGCCGGGTTTGACCGCACGGCTGGCGTACAGGAGGCCCTGAATGCCCTGACAGCTCAGGGGGTCAAGGCTTTTGTGATTGACCTGAGGGGCAATCCTGGCGGCCTTGCCGTAGAAATGATGCGCACTGCAGGTCTGTTTCAATCGGGTTTTCTGTGGAGGATGCGCCTGAAAGGTTCCTTCCCCATCCCACTGCCTGCACTGGGCAACAAGCCTTATGCCCAGGTTCCTCTGGCCCTGGTCATTGACCGCAACGTCAACAGTGCAGCAGAAGGATTCAGTGGTGGATTGCAACGGGTGGGCCGGGCAAAGGTTTTTGGAGAAACCAGTGCGGGCAATGTAGAAGCTGTTTACCCTTACTGTTTCAACGATGGCAGCATGATGTTTCTGGCTTCTGGACAGCTTGCCCCTTTCAGCGGCAAAACCTGGGAAGGGGTGGGGGTTGTTCCAGACCAGCCCGGAAGCACCCTTTCTGACGCAGTAAAATGGGCTGCTGGACAGCTAAAACCTTAAAGGGGACTAGACGGCAAGCCATGGGGTCGGGTTATACTCTTCTTTATGCAACAACCCGCTGACCTGCTGACCTCTCACGGACTGGACGCCCTGTGGGTGACCAAGCCTGAAAATGTCAGGTATCTGAGTGGTTTTTCCACGCCCAAAGACGGCCTGGTGCTGCTGCACAAGGAGGGGGCACTCCTTTACACCGATGCCCGTTACACCGAACAGGCCAAAGAAGAATGCTTCATTCCACAACACATCGCCCGCCACAGTGATGTGATTCAGCATGCCCGCACCCTGCTGGAAGGCAAAGTGGTGGGTTACGAAGCCGATGCCCTGCTGGTCAACAAACTCCATCAACTTGCAGGCCTGCAAGCCAAAAAGCTGGTGCCCACCGAGGGCATTCTGGAGGCCCGCAGGCTCATCAAAACCCCTGAAGAAATCCAGCTCATCCGTCAGGCACAACAGATTGCCGATGAAGCCTTGAGACAGGCGCTGCCCAGCCTGAGAGCGGGTGTTCGGGAAGTGGATCTGGCCCTGCAAATGGAAGTGTACATGCGCTCCCATGGGGCTGAGGACCGGGCTTTTGACATCACAGTGGCCAGCGGTTACCGCAGCGCCATGCCCCACGGCACCGCCAGTGAAAAGGTGATTCAGGAAGGTGAACTGGTGACTTTTGACTGGGGAGCCCGTTACCGGGGTTACTACAGCGATTGCACCCGTGCTTTTCCGGTGGGTGAAATCAGCGAAGAACTGAAGAACCTGTACCGCCACACCCAGAAAGCCCTGAACCTTGCTCTGGAAGCCATCAAACCGGGCGTCATGACCAGTGACCTGGATCAGGTGGCCAGAGGTTATCTGGAAGAGCAGGGACTGGCCGAACATTTCGTGCACTCTCTGGGTCACGGGGTGGGTCTGGCCATCCATGAAAATCCCCATCTGGCCAGATTTCGCCCTGACCTTCCCCAATACAATGTGCCCCTGCAAGCTGGCATGGTGATCACCATCGAGCCTGGATTGTACGTGGCTGGTGTGGGCGGAGTGCGCCTTGAAGAACTTGTGCTGGTCACCGAAACGGGTTGCGAGGTCCTGAGCCACGCCCCCTTCGCGGAGGTGTAAATGAAGTATTTGCTGGCAGTTCTTCTTCTGGTGTTCCCTGTCTCGGGAATGGCCCAGAGCAACTGGGTGCAAACAGGCTTTGCCGTTTATTATGGTGGCCTCAAAGACAGAGAAACCACCCTGACTGCAGCCCATCCTTCCCTGCCATTTGGCACCTGGGTGGAAGTCAAACACCAGAAAACCGGCAAAACCATCCGGGTCAAGATCAATGACCGGGGTCCTTTTGGCAACAAGAGCCGCATCATTGACCTTTCCACGGCTGCGGCACGGGCACTGGGCATCATTTCCGAGGGTGTTGCTCCCGTGGAAATCCGGGTGGTGCAAAGCAACTGAGCATCACCCGAATCAGGACAAAGGGCCAGAGAAATCCTTACCAAAATCATGTAGGATGTGCTAGGCTTTGTCCATCAATTCTAGGAGGAAAACAATCATGTCTGATGTCGCTCTGCTGACACTCGATACCATCGCGAAGTACCTGAAAGAAAAAGAAGTGCACCTGGACCTCCAGGAGAACAACGGTCAGCGCTTCATCCGCATGGGCTGGAAATTTGAAATGGGCGACGCTGCCGTTCTGGTGAGTGTTTCTGACGGCCCCAACGACACCAGCCGTCTGGAAATCACCTGCGTGACCCAGAAAACCTACACCGATCGCCGCGACGAAGTGGTGACCATGCTGAACTCCCGCAACCGTGAACGCGCCTTTTCACGCAGCATCGATGACGATGGCAACGTGTGGCTGGAGTACGTTGGCTTCTACCCCACCCTCTGCGAGTTCCCCCAGAGCACCTTCGACACCCTGTTCAGCGGTGTCCTGATGCACTTCCAGGACGATTACGCCACCCTGGAAGGCTACGTGCCTGCTGCCCAGGCCTGATCCAACACAGGATTTTTCGATCAGGGAGGTTTGCCTCCCTGATTTTTGTTGGATATTTTGGGCTGACAAGTTTTTTGAGCTAAGCAACACCATCTCCCGCTCACACAGATCCCTTAAGCTGTTACGGTGTTGAAACTGGTATGCATTGATGTCGATGGCACGCTGGTCGGATCCAGCGGAACAGTCACAGAAGAAGTCTGGGAGGCCACCCGAGAGGCCCGCAGCAGGGGGCAGCATCTGGTGATCTGTACCGGACGTCCTGCTTTTGGAAAAGCCCTGGGATACGCCCAGAAGCTTGATCCTGAAGGCTGGCACATTTTCCAGAATGGAGCAAGCATTTACCACGTGCAGACAGGTGAAACCCTCTCTGCTTCCTTTCCAGAAGAACTGCTTCCCTGGCTGGAACAGCTTGGGAAAGAGAAAAACTGGGTTCTGGAGCTTTATTCAGATACCGATTACGCTGTGGAAGACACCCACAGGTTTGCCCGAGAGCATGCAGAATTGCTGGGTTTGCCTTTTGACCCTAGACCTTTCACTGCACTAAAAGGCACACCCGTGCGTGCACAGTGGGTGATTCCCATTGAACAGACCCGGGAGTGCATGGCCCTGATGCCTGAGAGTGTCACCCTCTCTCCTGCTGGAAGCCCCATCATGCCTGATGCCATGTTCATCTCCATGACCCGCAAAGGGGTGTCCAAGGCTTCAGGAATTCAAAAGATTGCAGACAAACTGGGCCTCACCATCGATCAGGTGATGATGGTGGGCGATGGTCACAACGATGCAGAGGCCATGAAAGTGGTCGGGCACGGGGTTGCCATGGCCAACGCCGACGATGAAGCCAGGGCTGCTGCAAACCACCATGTGGGTCATGTGGACGAAGGGGGCCTCATAGAAGCACTCGAGCTTTCCTGGATCCTGTGATCAAAACCCACAGGCTGCCAAACAGGCAGAACCCCAGCACCAGCCAGTCCCCGACCAGCATGTAAATGGTGGCTGCGGTCAGGGACTGGTATCTGGCTTGCAGAGTTTTGGTTTCCCAGAGGGGAAGCTTTTCGATGGTTCTTCCCAGGGGATCAATCACTGCAGTGACCCCGGTGTTGCCTGCCCGGAGGATGTAACGATGTGTTTCAATGGCACGCACCCGACCCATGTCGTAGTGCTGCCACAAACCTGCTCCCGTTCCAAACCAGGCATCGTTGGAAACATTGACCAGCACGGTGGCTCCATTGAGGGCCATGCTTCTGGCAATCCAGCCATACACACTTTCGTAGCAGATGTAAGTGCCAAATTTTTGACCGGCCAGTTCCAGAGGCTTTGCGGTCTCTCCAACCTTCCAGCTTCCCAGGTAAACCCCCAGTTGTTGCTCGATGGGACGGTACACAGCGTCCAGTTGTTCCCTCATGGGATACCACTCTCCAAAGGGCACCAGACGGATCTTGTCGTGGGTGGTGATCCTTTGCTGGTTGAGGGCCACATCCATTTCACGGGCCACCACCCGGTTGTGGATGGTGGTGAGGTCACTCATTCCAGTGATGAGTTGCGCAGGGTGGGCCTCTGGCAAGTGGCTGTCATAAATGGCGGTTTCAGGCCAGATGTAAACCCCATTTCCTGTGCTGAGGTTGTTGTAGATGTCAATGGAACGCAGGGTGTGGTTGACATCCTGGGCTTTCAATCTGGGGTCGATGTTGCCCTGCACCAGAGTGGCCTGCTGCAAAGGACCTGTTGGAGCGGTGCGGGTCAGGCCATAAACCCAGCCAGAGGCCCACAGTGCAACGGAGATCCCCAACGGAAGAAACTGTCCTTCCAGTGCACTGGCCAGTGCTGCTGCAGTGCCTGTGGTGAGCAGGCTGAGCAAGAGCACCCCTCCCAGGTCTGCTGCCTGAATCAGGGGCGTGTTCTGCAGGGTGTAGCCCAGGGTGCCCCAGGGAAAGGCGAACATGCCCAGGTGCCTGAGCCATTCCAGAATCACCCAGCCAAAAGCCAGCAACCACAACCTTGTGTAGCGGTCTGTGCTCAAATTAAAAACAATGGCAGCCAGCAAAGCCCAGAATGCCCCCTCGATGAACCACAGTGGAATGAACATAACAGCACCAAAAACCCCATACTGACCATAAAAGCTGATGGGAAGCCAGTGCAGGTAAATGGCAAAAAACAAACTCATGCCCCAGAACATCCGGGCCACCGCCAGACGGCGGGTTTTGCTGTCAATCAGGACTTTCAGTGTCCAGGCCAAAAAAAGTGGGGTCAGAAACCCCCATAAAATGTGCAGGCTGCTCAGCGCCAGAAGAACAAAAGGAATGAGAAACACCCCCAAATTCTAACGCAGTTTTCTGAGAAGCATTGACGCATGGATGTTGTGAACTTCAGAGATCCCTGGCATCTCTGGCCTGGGTCTCAGGTTGTCTAGTCGCAAACTGAAGTCGATTCGAATAAAAGTGGTTTTTTTCAGCCACAACACAGCCTGGGCAAAGAACTTGCTCATCAAATTTACCGCCCATCAGGGTAATTTTAATGTAACAAACTCATTTTCATGCACCACAACATCAATTCAGATATTGTAAAATCATGCAAGGAACGGGAATATGAAACTGGCCTTCATCAGCGACATCCATGCCAACATCCACGCCTTGCAAGCCGCCTGGAGAGTCATCCAGGACTCCCGAGTGGACCAGGTCATCGCTCTAGGTGATCTGGTTGGTTACGGAGCCAGCCCCGCAGAGTGCATCGAGTTTGTGCGCAACCACAACATCACCTGCGGACTGGGCAGCAGCGATCTGAGAGTCAGCTTTGAAGGCGTCGCCAAAGCCGAGCGACGCAAAGGCATTTCCGAGGAGGTCCTGGAATGGACCCGAGGGGTGCTCTCCAAAGAAGACAAACTGTACCTGCAATCCTTCAGCCCCACCGGTAGGCTCATGACCCCCTATGGTCGCTTGCGTTACTGCCACGGCAGTCCTTTAAGTCCAGAAGGACGCCTGGACATCTCCCAGGGCACCAAAACCCTGGAAGACATGCTCACCTCGCTCAACTGCAAGATTCTGGTGTGCGGAGGAAGCCACATCCCCATGGTGCGTGAACTCAGGAATGGCGGCTACGTGATCGATCCTGGATCCGTGGGCCTCACCCTGAATCGTGAACCCGGAGCAGATGTGTGCATCATGGACATTGGTCAGCAGGAAGTCAAAATCAAGATGCACAAAGTGGTGTATGACTTTCACGCTGCGGCCTTCGACATTCTCGCCTGGAACCTGCCCCCGGTGCTGGTTCAAGTGATTCAGACCGGAAAATTCTCTTAAGTACCCTGCAATACACATACATGATGCTGGGCGGCAGAGGGATTCCTCGCCGCCCGATTTTTTGCTGTAAAACACAACAAAAGCAAAGGGCGAGGCATGCCTCGCCCCTACAAACCTCTGAAATCAGTCGGCTTTTTCCAGATCAAAGGCTTTGTGGGCCGCCTGCACAGCTTTGGCCACATCCCGGTCCTCGATGGCGAGGGAGATGTTCAACTCTGAAGAACCCTGGGAGATCATCAGCAGGTTGATGCCTTCTTCTGCCAGAGCAGAGAACAGTTTGGCCGCAATGCCACGGGCACCGCGCATGCCTTCCCCCACAATGGCAACCACTGCAACGTTCTCCTGGAATTCAAAATCGCGCACCAGATCGGCCTTGGCAAAAGAGGATTTCAGTTCTGCCATGGCTTTTTTGGCATAAGCGTTCTGGATCACCAGGGACACGTTGGCCATGCTGGAGCTCTGGGAGATCATCAGGACCGGGATCTGGGCACGGGCCAGCGTGTCAAAGATTTCGGCAACGGTTTCGGGAACGCCCACCAGTGCACCGCCCACGGTGATGATGGACACCTGACGGATGGCCGTCACGGCTTTCACAGGCTTGTTGCGCACGGCTTTGCCAGTGATCAGGGTGCCTGCAAAGGAAGGATCTGCTGCACTTTTTACACGCAGGGGAATGGCATGTTCTTGCAGAGGGGTCACGGCCAGGGGGTGCAACACCTTGGCTCCGAAGAAAGCCAGTTCCATGATCTCAGAGTAAGAGAGGTGCTGGATGTTCTGGGCTTCGGGAACCATGCGGGGGTCGGTGGTCATGACCCCATCCACATCCTTCCAGGCCCACACTTCATCTGCCTTGAGGGCCGCGCCAATGATGGTGGCAGTGTAATCGGTGCCCCCGCGTCCCAGGGTGGTGATGGCACCCTCTCTGGTTTCTCCGATGAAACCAGCAACCACAGGGGTGATGCCAGCGCCAAAAAGACCTTCCAGACGGGCAGGAATGCGGTCAAAAGCTTCGGGCATGGGGCGGGCATTGCCGAAGTGATGGTCGGTGAGGATGCCCGCCTGACCTCCAGTGAGGTTGTGGGCGTGGTTTCCGAGCTGTTGCAGTGCAATCGCCATCAGGGGAGCAGACAGGCGCTCTCCGAAGGACACGATCAAATCGCGGCTTCTGGGGCTGAGTTCACGCAGCAGGTAAACACCCACCACAGTCTGGCGCAGGGTTTCCAGCAGTTCGCGGATTTCCAGCGCGGTGTGGCTGTCCGGGGCCGCCCCCAGTTCATTTGCGGTGTTGAGGTGGCGGTTTCGCAGAAGGGCCAGTTCATCGTTGGCAAAGGCAATGTCGCCGTTTTCAGCGCTGTTGGCGACTTTGATCAGGGTGTCGGTCACACCGGACATGGCGGAAACCACAGCCACCACTTTTTCACCTTGCTGGATGGAGTGCGCCACCAGACCTGCGGAATGTTGGATGGCCTGAGCTGAACCCATCAGCGTGCCACCGAATTTCATGATAATCATCCAGACCTCCCGTTGGAAACTGTGCAGCCTGTGCAGGAAGGTGAAGTGGGCCTTCCCTGCCACAGCGATTCAGCTTTGCTGTGCTTGCACCGTTGTCTTTGTACGTCTTTTGCGTCTTTTTGCAAGGGCCTTTTCACAGACCCTGCAAGCTCTCGGTGTGTAGTGTATCAGCTTCAGGGATGGTGTGAAACGGACATTTATACGCATTTAGACAATTGCAGGGAGCAGGCAGGACAAAAAACAGGCAGAGGCACCAGAAATCTGCCTCTGCCCAATTGCGCTTTGAGGGTTACGCTTTTACGCAAGTTTTCAGGAACAGCTCGTGCACCCGGGCATCTTTTGTCAGTTCGGGGTGAAAACTGGCAGCCATCAGGCGACCAGAGCGGGCCAGCACCACCTGACCCTGGTGCTCACAGAGCACTTCCACGTCTTTCCCCACATGGGTGATCCCTGGAGCACGAATGAACACCGCATCGAAAGTGCTGTCCAGCCCCTGGATGTTCAGGGGTTCTTTGAAGGAATCCACCTGACGTCCGAAGGCATTGCGGGCCACCGTGATGTCCATCAGTTCCAGCGAAGGCTGTTTGCCCTGAATGTGCTTCGGTTGCCCTTCAATCTCTGTGGCCAGCATGATGGCTCCTGCACAGGTTCCAAAGATGGCTCCTCCATCCTGATAAAACTGCTGGATGGGGTCTTTCAGGTCGTAATCCATCATGAGCTTGCCCATGGTGGTGGATTCCCCTCCGGGGATCACCAGCCCGTCCAGGCCTGCCAGATGCTGCGGGAGGCGCACCTCTGTGACCTCCACACCTAATTTCTCCAGCATCTGCCTGTGTTCACGAAAAGCCCCTTGCAGGGCCAGAACGCCAATTTTCATGTGTGGTTCTCCAATCATGCGAGAAGGGCGAGGCATGCCTCGCCCCTACGGGGTTGATTCAGGTGTAGGGGCGCAGCGTGCTGCGCCCTCAGAGGGGAGACCGTGACAGCAAAGCTGTCACAGAGGGGTCTTACCAGCCCCGCTTTGCCATCCTGTCGGCTTCGATGATTTCATCAATGCCGATGCCAGTCATGGGTGCCCCGAGGTCTTCGGAGACTTCGGCCAGGATGTCTGGGTTGTTGTAGTGGGTCACGGCCTTCACAATGGCACGGGCGCGTTTTTCGGGGTTGTCGGACTTGAAGATGCCGGAGCCCACAAACACACCCTCCAGGCCCAGTTGCATCATCAGGGCAGCGTCTGCAGGGGTGGCCACACCACCAGCAGCAAAGTTCACCACGGGGAGTTTGCCGTGCTCGTGGATGTAGCGAACCAGTTCATAGGGGGCCTGCAGGTCACGGGCCACGGTCATCAGTTCTTCCACGGGTCTGGTCTGGATGGCGCGGATTTCTCCCAGCACGGTGCGGGCGTGGCGCACTGCTTCCACCACGTTGCCGGTGCCTGCTTCGCCTTTGGTGCGGATCATGGCAGCACCTTCACCGATGCGGCGCAGGGCCTCGCCCAGGTTTTTGGCTCCGCACACAAAAGGCACGGTGAAGCCGTGCTTGAAGATGTGGAAGGATTCGTCTGCAGGGGTCAGCACTTCGGATTCGTCGATGAAATCCACACCCAGGGCTTGCAGGATCTGGGCTTCCACAAAGTGCCCGATGCGCACTTTGGCCATCACAGGAATGGAAACCGCTTCGATGATGCCCTTGATCATCTTGGGGTCGCTCATGCGGGCAACGCCCCCGTCTGCACGAATGTCTGCAGGAACGCGTTCCAGGGCCATGACGGCAGTGGCTCCGGCCTGTTCAGCAATGATGGCCTGCTCGGGGGTGACCACATCCATGATCACACCGCCTTTGAACATTTCTGCGAAACCGGTTTTGATGGGTAAGGTGCCTTTTTCCATGTCTTGCATGTTAAAGAAAAAACTGGTTCTTTAGAAGAACCAGTTTTGGCATTTTTTAGGTACCAGTTTATGCTGGAGAGCCAGAAATCTGCTGCTGGATGACCTTCAGCAACACATCAGGCTGGAATGGCTTCACCAGATAGGCATTGCCAATGCTGAGTCCCGTGGCCCGGTCCTGTTCTGCACTGAGGCCAGAAAGAAACACCACCGGAAGCTGGGGATGGTCGGCTTTCAGGCGTCTGGCCAGTTCAAAACCATTGCCATCGTCCAGGCAAACATCCAGAATGGCCAGATCGAATTCTGCTGTGGAAACCACCTGGACGGCTTCCTGGACAGAATGGGCCAGCACAGGCCGGTACCCATTCATCTCCAGGAACATCTCCAGCAGTTGCAAAATCTGTTCT
This window of the Deinococcus roseus genome carries:
- a CDS encoding aspartate kinase, which translates into the protein MIIMKFGGTLMGSAQAIQHSAGLVAHSIQQGEKVVAVVSAMSGVTDTLIKVANSAENGDIAFANDELALLRNRHLNTANELGAAPDSHTALEIRELLETLRQTVVGVYLLRELSPRSRDLIVSFGERLSAPLMAIALQQLGNHAHNLTGGQAGILTDHHFGNARPMPEAFDRIPARLEGLFGAGITPVVAGFIGETREGAITTLGRGGTDYTATIIGAALKADEVWAWKDVDGVMTTDPRMVPEAQNIQHLSYSEIMELAFFGAKVLHPLAVTPLQEHAIPLRVKSAADPSFAGTLITGKAVRNKPVKAVTAIRQVSIITVGGALVGVPETVAEIFDTLARAQIPVLMISQSSSMANVSLVIQNAYAKKAMAELKSSFAKADLVRDFEFQENVAVVAIVGEGMRGARGIAAKLFSALAEEGINLLMISQGSSELNISLAIEDRDVAKAVQAAHKAFDLEKAD
- the pdxT gene encoding pyridoxal 5'-phosphate synthase glutaminase subunit PdxT; translated protein: MKIGVLALQGAFREHRQMLEKLGVEVTEVRLPQHLAGLDGLVIPGGESTTMGKLMMDYDLKDPIQQFYQDGGAIFGTCAGAIMLATEIEGQPKHIQGKQPSLELMDITVARNAFGRQVDSFKEPLNIQGLDSTFDAVFIRAPGITHVGKDVEVLCEHQGQVVLARSGRLMAASFHPELTKDARVHELFLKTCVKA
- the pdxS gene encoding pyridoxal 5'-phosphate synthase lyase subunit PdxS, with the translated sequence MEKGTLPIKTGFAEMFKGGVIMDVVTPEQAIIAEQAGATAVMALERVPADIRADGGVARMSDPKMIKGIIEAVSIPVMAKVRIGHFVEAQILQALGVDFIDESEVLTPADESFHIFKHGFTVPFVCGAKNLGEALRRIGEGAAMIRTKGEAGTGNVVEAVRHARTVLGEIRAIQTRPVEELMTVARDLQAPYELVRYIHEHGKLPVVNFAAGGVATPADAALMMQLGLEGVFVGSGIFKSDNPEKRARAIVKAVTHYNNPDILAEVSEDLGAPMTGIGIDEIIEADRMAKRGW
- a CDS encoding response regulator transcription factor; the encoded protein is MQRILLVDDEEQILQLLEMFLEMNGYRPVLAHSVQEAVQVVSTAEFDLAILDVCLDDGNGFELARRLKADHPQLPVVFLSGLSAEQDRATGLSIGNAYLVKPFQPDVLLKVIQQQISGSPA